One Hordeum vulgare subsp. vulgare chromosome 4H, MorexV3_pseudomolecules_assembly, whole genome shotgun sequence DNA window includes the following coding sequences:
- the LOC123447304 gene encoding alpha-amylase/trypsin inhibitor CMb has translation MASKSSCDLLLAAVLVSIFAAVAAVGSEDCTPWTATPITPLPSCRDYVEQQACRIETPGPPYLAKQQCCGELANIPQQCRCQALRFFMGRKSRPDQSGLMELPGCPREVQMDFVRILVTPGFCNLTTVHNTPYCLAMDEWQWN, from the coding sequence ATGGCGTCCAAGTCCAGCTGCGATCTCCTCTTGGCCGCCGTCCTAGTCTCCATCTTTGCCGCCGTTGCCGCCGTCGGCAGCGAAGATTGCACCCCATGGACGGCTACTCCGATCACTCCACTCCCAAGTTGCCGCGACTATGTGGAACAGCAAGCATGTCGCATCGAAACGCCCGGGCCGCCGTACCTCGCCAAGCAGCAGTGCTGCGGGGAGCTTGCAAACATCCCGCAGCAGTGCCGATGCCAAGCGTTGCGCTTCTTCATGGGGCGGAAATCTCGTCCCGATCAGAGCGGCCTCATGGAACTCCCCGGGTGCCCTAGGGAGGTGCAGATGGACTTCGTCAGGATACTCGTCACGCCGGGGTTCTGCAACTTGACGACCGTTCACAACACTCCATACTGCCTCGCCATGGATGAGTGGCAGTGGAACTAG